In one window of Aphidius gifuensis isolate YNYX2018 linkage group LG4, ASM1490517v1, whole genome shotgun sequence DNA:
- the LOC122854789 gene encoding papilin isoform X4, translating to MTTTNNSTWSLMLLLLVAVSQLTNVTARHNHVKLRHERHRRQHAEGYLPSNFVTDTEETETGLWGPWSVPSSCSRSCGGGVAHQTRRCLDVDDNGYDRCSGPKRRFYSCNIQPCQNNTIDFRAEQCAEFNAVPFEGVVYDWIPYTGGPNKCELNCMPKGERFFYRHKLTVIDGTPCEIEKNDVCVEGKCMSVGCDLMLGSNAKEDACRECDGDGSKCTTAKGLFDTDDLQVGYIDILFIPEGATNIAVKEIEPSNNYLAIRSTTGQYYLNGNWRIDFPRSLRFAGTIFHYSRVPQGFSAPDTITAKGPTTEAIYIVLLYQDRNVGVDYEYSVPKKNSFGNPENYTWTHDEFSECSVTCGGGYQSRHVNCVRRRDNETVDENLCDPQSAPDNTQACNTEACPPEWFEGEWSSCSKQCGEDGEQTRTIKCEQIVAGGMPTIIDDSICIDKFGPKNKTTQECNRNVQCPTWHLGPWKPCDRLCGKGKKTRKVTCFRKNEAGKIEVLNDSECDGEVPESESSCELRPCAGLDWVTSEWSGCDDKCGLTQETRTAHCATNDGTTYPSDKCDANNKPELTRTCEKSKGCEYQWYAAQWSECSAKCGSGVQTRKVFCASFEDDLTLKKVENEKCKVEQRYNDTQECEADVAECKGEWFAGPWSKCSKLCGGGDMTRKVICMKDNMTVPTSNCDADTIMFGSEECNKHPCSEDDVIPVEVGKPDIPSDKEDDCLEYEDEDFVTFASSLGTDGSELAEGISSLSPFETTAFFMDNTMMSDAAVRGDTPPVELENNSGSGGLEDSTAYDDLLSSITGLIEGSGSSTDNTMTETTDNSVSHETTNLNESTSPSESTESSASTEKSDSTESSASTEKSESTETSGSTVTSDSTESSVSSETSDSTESSVSTESSKSSDVSQDTTVSISSTESSTDQSSSGSSESTENTSTFSSTEVSETASTDSSTSSSTSSETTSESLDSSSPITSSSETPSTDTTITESTISTSESTETTIISSTDTSTTETGSTETSSTVTSVTEDGSSTTMVSETSTDVGSTTLFSISTSDENSSTVQDTTTQEISTEQTTAEATSLSSVSSSEESSTNEISTSEISSTDISSTIGATSELPATSDSSTSVSSEESTVSGATTETGLTTESGMTTETGMTSESGMTTETGSTTENGSTTESDAMTEVSTVDMSTGSTETAETGMSTESITTDVSTISSSTSEDEDNTDKSSIFDLFTTVSSVDQALKKEQKMRKCKVRKAKKSCLSSEFNCCYDGITPAQGPFGKGCPTPETCAETQYGCCPDGVSVPTGPKNEGCPSQLCAETLFGCCQDGTTPAEGNDFEGCKKPCNETECGCCPDKETPAINANGCCDVSKDSCCPGVTKNATVINEEGSGEDSTDEAWTEVTNEYETTTMTGIEEDCANTTHGCCPDGHKAATGKNFEGCGVINTDNCTASYFGCCPDNTTAALGSNKEGCHGDCISSPHGCCQDKFTPAHGPNGEGCCLTYPHGCCPDNILPARGPEFYGCGCEYTRFGCCPDNSTAARGPENEGCGCKYTTHGCCPNRFTPANGPNFEGCPCYTYQFGCCPDGVTIAKGPHSQGCGCENTEFKCCSDGRTPATGPNFAGCNCDASKYGCCLDGIEEAQSDNFDGCLAVPTNPGAACALTTDRGSCRNFTVQWFYDTEYGGCSRFWYGGCEGNDNRFKSQEECKEICVEPKGRDACYLPKSTGPCEGYNPTWYYDSDRKQCGQFIYGGCLGNANKFKTRDECEQLCTVSDNVDPCEQEKESGPCQGNFTRWYFNKDSKHCEQFRYGGCKGNNNNFLTESSCHQKCLQPGHSRDSCSLPRAEGNCTEKKSKWYYDQSENRCMPFYYTGCGGNSNNFESREACETDCPPKIEQDTCLLPALLGECHNYTQRWYYDSYEQRCRQFYYGGCNGNGNNFVNEEDCLQRCSSPSVPAPRPTQEFSPAMCFLPDERGPCNEEQTKWFYDSREGICKQFTYGGCASNGNKFESREECEYRCDEVQDVCTMPKIVGPCSGSVVSYYYDRRSDTCEEFEYSGCSGNRNRFEDRTSCESKCKKHLSPPQVQATESPHIVQVVPSSPICSAPADAGPCNNEVTAYYYDSRASKCQAFIYGGCEGNANRFQTEEQCERLCGIFQGKDVCNLPAEAGPCRGVFPKYYYDRNSRSCRQFLYGGCDGNANRFSTLPECESVCIHREEPAPTGNNTVLSHLASNEIDVSSNTETKDKCSEAKDECDLIHCPYGKEAFVDDQDCERCRCVDPCRNIQCSSDSRCSIVPIATGDGTTEYQGICRSTMKPGNCPVVSNSTRCEEECRSDADCSEDRKCCNNGCGTSCLEPASTEVPVTYPPVHNDTAPSYGAEPATIKKPENPLVRGEEGGFVTMLCIVTGNPRPSIIWQKDTELINSAEKRRRILPDGSLQIINLYSHDRGIYICIADNGLAQPDKCEYELEVTEPHNRSADIISEPNTSVTVTLNAPTVLHCYAIGWPRPFVTWWHGDSMLPLSSDSYEQDSECTLLIRSVTLSNLGIYTCQAYNGIEKPASWSTTLQAIGPVYNIKPEQQEYTQYLVQAPKRPERPERPQYPYRPARTQAPEYNQTYKPIYPTNKPYILGVIGITEQPQQPSKFKVPVAVNVTSSGNEYPVGSEINIGCSVDGYPIPKVLWYKDGDIIRTDGRITISESNRLVITNASYNDTGKYNCEATNEFSSASDTIDINVAGIYIHPDCQDNSFFAKCDLIVKAKYCQHKYYAKFCCRSCTEARQLPVSGNHLK from the exons CCATGCCAAAATAATACGATAGACTTTCGTGCTGAACAGTGTGCTGAATTTAATGCAGTACCATTTGAAGGTGTAGTTTACGA ctGGATACCGTACACAGGTGGACCAAACAAATGTGAGCTAAATTGTATGCCTAAAGGCGAACGTTTTTTCTACAGACATAAACTCACTGTGATTGACGGTACACCatgtgaaattgaaaaaaacgaTGTTTGTGTTGAAGGAAAATGTATG TCGGTTGGATGTGATCTTATGCTTGGAAGTAATGCAAAAGAAGATGCTTGTAGAGAATGTGATGGTGATGGATCTAAATGCACCACTGCGAAAGGTCTTTTTGATACAGATGATTTGCAAGTTg GTTACATTGATATACTTTTTATACCTGAGGGAGCTACAAATATAGCCGTCAAAGAAATTGAACCATCTAATAATTATcttg CAATTCGTAGCACGACAGGCCAATATTATCTAAATGGAAACTGGAGAATAGACTTTCCAAGGAGTTTAAGATTCGCTGGAACAATATTCCATTATTCAAGAGTTCCACAGGGTTTCTCAGCTCCAGACACGATAACTGCTAAAGGACCGACGACCGAAGCAATTTACATTGTC cTTCTTTATCAAGATCGAAATGTTGGTGTTGATTACGAGTATAgtgtgccaaaaaaaaattcatttggaaACCCAGAAAATTATACATGGACACATGATGAATTTTCAGAATGCAGTGTAACTTGTGGTGgag GATATCAATCGAGACATGTAAATTGTGTACGACGTCGTGACAATGAAACAGTTGATGAAAATCTTTGTGATCCACAATCTGCCCCAGATAATACACAAGCATGTAACACAGAAGCATGTCCACCAGAATGGTTTGAAGGTGAATGGAGCTCATGCAGTAAACAATGTGGTGAAGACGGTGAACAAACAAGAACTATAAAATGTGAACAGATTGTCGCTGGTGGAATGCCAACAATCATTGATGATTCAATATGCATTGATAAATTTGGACCTAAGAATAAGACAACTCAAGAATGTAATCGAAATGTTCAATGTCCCACGTGGCATTTGGGGCCATGGAAACCG tgtgaTCGATTGTGTggtaaaggaaaaaaaacaagaaaagtCACTTGCTTTAGAAAAAATGAAGCTGGAAAAATTGAAGTATTAAATGACTCGGAATGTGATGGTGAAGTACCAGAAAGTGAAAGTTCTTGTGAATTACGACCTTGCGCTGGTCTTGATTGGGTTACATCTGAATGGAGTGGT TGTGACGATAAATGTGGTTTAACACAAGAAACACGTACGGCTCACTGTGCGACAAATGATGGCACAACTTATCCCAGTGATAAATGCGATGCAAATAACAAGCCAGAATTGACGCGTACCTGTGAAAAATCAAAAGGTTGCGAGTATCAGTGGTATGCAGCTCAGTGGAGCGAATGTTCTGCAAAATGTGGAAGTGGTGTACAAACACGCAAGGTCTTTTGTGCATCCTTCGAAGAcgatttaacattaaaaaaggTAGAGAATGAAAAATGCAAGGTTGAACAACGATACAATGATACACAAGAATGTGAAGCTGATGTTGCTGAATGTAAAGGTGAATGGTTTGCTGGACCATGGAGTAAATGCTCTAAACTATGTGGTGGTGGTGACATGACAAGAAAAGTTATTTGTATGAAAGATAACATGACAGTACCTACAAGTAACTGTGATGCTGACACAATCATGTTTGGTTCTGAGGAATGTAACAAACATCCTTGTAGTGAGGATGACGTTATTCCTGTTGAAGTTGGTAAACCTGATATTCCAAGTGACAAAGAAGATGATTGCTTAGAGTATGAAGATGAAGACTTTGTAACTTTTGCATCTAGCTTAGGCACAGATGGAAGTGAATTAGCCGAAGGTATTAGCTCTTTGTCACCATTTGAAACTACAGCGTTTTTCATGGACAATACAATGATGAGTGATGCAGCTGTTCGCGGTGACACACCTCCCGtagaattagaaaataattctGGAAGTGGTGGTTTAGAAGATTCCACTGCgtatgatgatttattatcatcaattactGGCCTTATTGAAGGTAGTGGATCATCAACGGATAACACAATGACTGAGACTACTGATAATTCAGTAAGTCAtgaaacaacaaatttaaatgaatccACTAGCCCATCTGAATCAACAGAAAGTAGTGCTTCAACAGAAAAATCAGATTCAACAGAAAGTTCTGCTTCAACAGAAAAATCGGAATCAACTGAAACTTCTGGTTCAACCGTAACTTCAGATTCAACAGAGTCTTCTGTTTCATCAGAAACTTCAGATTCAACAGAGTCTTCTGTTTCAACAGAATCATCAAAATCATCTGATGTGTCACAAGATACTACAGTATCTATAAGCTCTACGGAATCTTCAACAGATCAGTCTTCTTCTGGATCATCAGAATCCACTGAAAATACTTCTACATTCTCAAGCACTGAAGTTTCAGAAACTGCGTCCACTGATTCTTCTACAAGTAGTAGTACAAGTAGTGAAACAACATCAGAATCTTTAGATTCTTCTTCACCAATAACATCATCAAGTGAAACACCATCTACTGACACGACAATCACTGAAAGCACAATCTCCACATCAGAATCAACTGAAACTACAATTATTTCTTCTACTGATACATCAACAACTGAGACAGGAAGCACTGAAACTTCATCTACTGTTACATCAGTGACTGAAGATGGTAGTTCAACTACTATGGTTAGTGAAACCTCGACTGATGTAGGGTCAACAACTTTGTTTAGTATATCAACAAGTGATGAAAATTCTTCTACAGTCCAAGATACAACGACTCAAGAAATAAGCACAGAACAGACTACAGCAGAAGCAACATCATTGTCATCAGTCAGCTCTTCAGAGGAATCGAGtacaaatgaaatttctaCAAGTGAAATAAGTAGTACAGATATTTCTAGTACAATTGGTGCAACATCTGAATTACCAGCAACTTCTGATTCAAGTACTAGTGTATCATCTGAAGAATCAACAGTATCTGGTGCTACAACAGAAACTGGTTTGACAACTGAATCTGGTATGACAACAGAAACTGGAATGACAAGTGAATCTGGTATGACAACAGAAACTGGCTCGACAACAGAAAATGGCTCAACAACAGAATCAGATGCAATGACTGAAGTATCAACAGTTGACATGTCAACTGGATCAACGGAAACTGCTGAAACAGGAATGTCTACTGAAAGTATCACAACTGATGTGTCAACCATTTCAAGTTCAACCAGTGAAGACGAAGATAACACTGACAAATCATCTATTTTCGACTTATTTACAACAGTTAGTTCAGTAGATCAAGCActtaaaaaagaacaaaaaatgcGAAAATGCAAAGTTCGAAAAGCCAAAAAATCATGTTTATCATCCGAGTTTAACTGCTGCTACGATGGAATAACTCCAGCTCAAGGACCTTTCGGCAAGGGTTGTCCCACTCCTGAAACTTGTGCTGAAACTCAATATGGATGCTGTCCAGACGGTGTTTCCGTGCCAACTGGACCTAAAAATGAAGGTTGTCCATCTCAATTATGTGCGGAAACTCTCTTTGGTTGTTGTCAAGATGGTACTACTCCCGCAGAAGGCAATGACTTTGAAGGCTGTAAAAAACCATGTAATGAAACTGAATGTGGATGTTGTCCTGACAAAGAAACACCAGCTATTAATGCAAATGGTTGTTGTGATGTTTCTAAAGACAGTTGTTGTCCTGGTGTAACTAAAAATGCAACAGTAATTAATGAAGAAGGCAGTGGAGAAGACTCTACAGATGAAGCATGGACAGAAGTTACAAATGAatatgaaacaacaacaatgactGGCATTGAAGAAGACTGCGCAAATACTACACATGGATGTTGTCCAGATGGTCATAAAGCTGCTACTGGTAAAAACTTTGAAGGATGTGGAGTTATTAATACAGACAACTGTACAGCTTCATACTTTGGCTGTTGTCCTGATAATACCACAGCTGCTCTTGGAAGCAACAAAGAAGGATGTCATGGCGATTGTATTTCATCACCACATGGCTGTTGCCAGGATAAATTTACACCGGCTCATGGTCCAAACGGTGAGGGTTGTTGTCTAACATATCCTCATGGATGTTGTCCAGACAATATACTTCCAGCTCGAGGACCCGAGTTCTATGGTTGTGGCTGTGAATATACTAGATTTGGTTGTTGTCCTGATAATTCAACAGCAGCTAGAGGACCTGAAAATGAAGGCTGTGGATGTAAATATACAACTCATGGATGCTGCCCTAACCGTTTCACCCCAGCAAATGGACCAAACTTTGAGGGATGTCCTTGTTATACTTATCAATTTGGTTGTTGTCCAGATGGAGTGACAATAGCTAAAGGACCACATAGCCAAGGCTGTGGATGTGAAAACACAGAATTTAAATGTTGTTCAGATGGAAGAACACCAGCAACAGGACCAAACTTTGCTGGATGCAACTGTGATGCATCTAAATATGGATGTTGTCTTGATGGTATTGAAGAAGCTCAAAGTGATAACTTTGATGGATGTTTGGCAGTTCCAACAAATCCTGGTGCAGCTTGTGCTCTTACAACAGACAGAGGATCATGTCGAAATTTCACAGTTCAGTGGTTTTACGATACTGAATATGGTGGATGTTCAAGATTTTGGTATGGTGGCTGTGAAGGAAATGATAATCGTTTTAAATCTCAAGAAGAATGCAAGGAAATTTGTGTTGAACCTAAAGGACGTGATGCATGCTATTTGCCAAAAAGCACTGGACCATGTGAAGGATATAATCCTACTTGGTATTATGATAGTGACAGAAAACAATGtggacaatttatttatggtGGTTGTCTTGGAAAtgcaaacaaatttaaaactagAGATGAATGTGAACAACTTTGTACAGTATCTGATAATGTTGATCCTTgtgaacaagaaaaagaaagtgGTCCATGTCAAGGTAATTTCACACGatggtattttaataaagaCAGTAAACACTGTGAACAATTCCGTTATGGTGGTTGCAAGggtaataacaacaatttctTAACGGAATCTTCTTGTCATCAAAAATGTCTTCAGCCTGGTCATAGTCGAG ATTCTTGTTCATTACCTCGGGCTGAGGGTAATTGCACAGAGAAGAAATCAAAATGGTACTACGATCAATCGGAGAACCGTTGCATGCCGTTTTATTACACTGGATGTGGTGGAAATAGCAATAATTTTGAATCTAGAGAAGCATGTGAGACTGATTGTCCACCTAAAATTG aacaAGACACTTGTCTTCTTCCTGCTCTTTTGGGTGAATGTCATAATTATACTCAACGCTGGTATTACGATTCATACGAACAACGTTGTCGACAATTTTATTATGGAGGTTGTAATGGAAATGGCAATAATTTTGTCAATGAAGAAGATTGCCTACAACGCTGTTCATCTCCATCGGTTCCTGCACCACGACCTACTCAAGAATTCTCTCCTg CAATGTGTTTCTTACCTGATGAACGTGGACCTTGCAATGAAGAACAAACTAAATGGTTTTATGACAGTAGAGAGGGTATTTGTAAACAGTTTACATATGGTGGTTGTGCAAgcaatggaaataaatttgagtCACGAGAAGAATGCGAGTACCGTTGTGATGAAGTCCAAG ATGTTTGTACTATGCCAAAGATTGTTGGACCTTGTAGTGGTTCAGTTGTCAGTTATTATTATGATCGAAGATCTGATACATGTGAAGAATTTGAATACAGTGGATGTTCTGGTAATAGAAATCGTTTTGAGGATCGTACCAGTTGTGaaagtaaatgtaaaaaacatttatcacCACCACAAGTACAAGCAACTGAATCACCTCATATTGTACAAGTTGTACCAAGCAGTCCAATTTGTTCAGCTCCAGCTGATGCTGGTCCTTGTAATAATGAAGTTACAGcttattattatgattcaaGGGCTAGCAAGTGTCAAGCATTTATATATGGTGGCTGTGAAGGTAATGCCAACAGATTCCAGACAGAAGAACAGTGTGAACGTCTTTGTGGTATTTTCCAAGGAAAAG ATGTTTGTAATCTCCCGGCGGAAGCTGGACCATGCAGAGGTGTATTCCCGAAATATTACTATGATAGAAATAGCCGTAGTTGTCGTCAATTTTTGTATGGTGGTTGTGATGGTAATGCTAATAGATTCAGTACGTTACCTGAATGTGAATCTGTTTGTATTCATCGTGAAGAGCCTGCACCAACTGGCAACAATACTGTTCTATCTCATTTag caAGCAACGAGATTGATGTTAGTAGTAATACCGAAACAAAGGATAAATGTTCAGAGGCAAAAGATGAGTGTGATTTGATTCATTGTCCATATGGAAAAGAAGCTTTTGTTGATGATCAAGATTGTGAACGATGCAGATGTGTTGATCCATGTAGAAATATTCAATGTTCATCAGACAGTCGTTGTTCTATTGTACCAATTGCAACTGGTGATGGAACAACTGAGTATCAAGGTATTTGTCGATCAACAATGAAACCAGGAAATTGTCCAGTTGTATCAAACAGCACAAGATGTGAAGAAGAATGTAGAAGTGATGCTGATTGTTCGGAAGATAGAAAATGCTGTAATAATGGATGTGGTACTTCTTGTCTTGAACCAGCATCTACTGAAGTACCTGTTACATATCCACCTGTTCATAATGATACTGCTCCATCATATGGCGCTGAACcagcaacaattaaaaaaccagaaaATCCATTAGTTAGAGGAGAAGAAGGTGGATTCGTTACAATGCTTTGTATCGTAACAGGAAATCCAAGACCATCAATAATTTGGCAGAAAGATACTGAATTg ATAAACTCAGCAGAAAAAAGGCGAAGAATTCTTCCTGATGGATCACttcaaattatcaatttatacagTCACGATCGaggaatttatatttgtattgcaGACAATGGTCTTGCACAACCAGATAAATGCGAATATGAATTGGAAGTAACAG aGCCTCATAATCGATCAGCAGACATAATTAGTGAGCCAAATACATCTGTAACAGTAACACTAAATGCACCAACAGTATTACATTGTTATGCAATTGGTTGGCCACGTCCATTTGTAACTTGGTGGCATGGTGATAGCATGTTACCATTATCATCTGATTCATATGAACAAGATTCTGAATGTACATTATTAATACGTTCAGTAACATTATCAAATCTTGGTATATATACTTGTCAAGCATATAATGGTATTGAAAAACCAGCATCTTGGTCAACAACACTTCAGGCAATTGGTCcagtttataatattaaacctGAACAACAAGAATATACTCAATATCTTGTACAAGCACCAAAAAGACCAGAAAGACCTGAACGTCCACAATATCCATACAGACCTGCACGTACCCAAGCACCTGAATATAATCAAACTTACAAACCAATTTATCCAACTAATAAACCCTATATTCTTGGTGTTATCGGTATTACTGAACAACCCCAACAACCTTCTAAATTTAAAG taCCTGTCGCTGTAAATGTAACTTCATCAGGAAATGAATATCCAGTTGGTagtgaaataaatattggaTGTAGTGTTGATGGTTATCCAATTCCAAAAGTACTATGGTACAAGGATGGTGATATAATACGTACAGATGGAAGAATAACAATATCTGAATCAAATAGACTTGTTATCACAAATGCCAGTTATAATGATActggaaaatataattgtgaagcgacaaatgaattttcatcTGCTTCTGATacaattgatattaatgttgctg gtATTTACATTCATCCAGACTGTCAAGACAATTCATTCTTTGCAAAATgtgatttaattgtaaaagCAAAATATTGTCAACATAAATATTACGCCAAATTTTGTTGTAGATCATGTACTGAAGCACGTCAGCTTCCTGTTAGCggtaatcatttaaaataa